The proteins below are encoded in one region of Aquisphaera giovannonii:
- a CDS encoding TIM barrel protein, producing MKPSQTTYRFSFGPWNISTGADPFGPAARPEMEYARKLKAYKELGFDAVQFHDDDVVPADLDWPSTQKRVAEVKKILDGEGLFVEIIAPRLWEDPRTVDGAFTSNNPADRQYAIDRAKRTADIGREIGCKNYVLWLAREGTYIREAKCAKTGVARIVDAWNAILEHDSEIRVLGEAKPNEPMDQAYLPTVGHMMAVTYKTIDPARSGVLIESAHSILAGLDPADDMAFALYHGKLWSVHLNDQNGLKYDQDKVFGSVDLRRAFNTVWVLEKNGYGQNGEAVGLDVKAMRTTSFEESMFHLSHSKAMFLRLLDVVRGVDEARVEELRKNRQYEQLEMLILNALMGKAS from the coding sequence ATGAAGCCCTCTCAGACGACCTACCGCTTCTCCTTCGGGCCCTGGAACATCAGCACGGGCGCCGATCCGTTCGGACCGGCGGCCAGGCCGGAGATGGAGTACGCCCGCAAGCTGAAGGCCTACAAGGAGCTCGGCTTCGACGCCGTTCAGTTCCACGACGACGACGTCGTCCCCGCCGACCTCGACTGGCCGAGCACCCAGAAGCGCGTGGCCGAGGTCAAGAAGATCCTCGACGGCGAGGGGCTCTTCGTCGAGATCATCGCCCCGAGGCTGTGGGAGGATCCCCGGACGGTCGACGGCGCGTTCACCTCCAACAACCCGGCCGATCGGCAGTATGCGATCGACCGCGCCAAGCGGACGGCGGACATCGGCCGGGAGATCGGCTGCAAGAATTATGTCCTCTGGCTGGCGCGCGAGGGGACGTACATCCGCGAGGCCAAGTGCGCGAAGACGGGCGTCGCCCGGATCGTGGACGCCTGGAACGCGATCCTGGAGCACGACTCCGAGATCCGCGTCCTGGGCGAGGCCAAGCCCAATGAGCCGATGGACCAGGCCTACCTGCCGACGGTCGGCCACATGATGGCCGTCACGTACAAGACCATCGACCCGGCCCGGTCGGGCGTCCTCATCGAGAGCGCCCACTCGATCCTCGCCGGCCTGGACCCCGCCGACGACATGGCCTTCGCGCTCTACCACGGCAAGCTCTGGAGCGTCCACCTGAACGACCAGAACGGGCTGAAGTACGACCAGGACAAGGTCTTCGGCTCCGTGGACCTGCGCCGGGCGTTCAACACCGTCTGGGTGCTGGAGAAGAACGGCTACGGGCAGAACGGCGAGGCCGTCGGCCTGGACGTGAAGGCGATGCGGACGACGTCATTCGAGGAGTCGATGTTCCACCTCTCCCACTCCAAGGCCATGTTCCTCCGCCTGCTGGACGTCGTCCGCGGCGTGGACGAGGCCAGGGTCGAGGAGCTCCGGAAGAACCGCCAGTACGAGCAGCTCGAGATGCTCATCCTCAACGCCCTCATGGGCAAGGCGAGCTGA
- a CDS encoding PEP-CTERM sorting domain-containing protein — protein sequence MKNHRVRRWSAALAFLVASSAGVRADSIQYKSILDSHSQPGYVPQFWLPPATLTSVRFDFTGDGASAFQADSGLFTSYSIAPTAAIDLSVNGSHDIGGTAADPIPPQSFAVDPTDYVQFSFSFSGSITYSAGTSDLSDFMGTGDIFVQVASTPGFSADAPFSELSNFAYGSVVVTYTFSYPMDVVPEPSSLTMGCIGIVAALMVARRRNA from the coding sequence ATGAAAAATCACCGCGTCCGCCGATGGTCCGCCGCCCTGGCCTTCCTCGTCGCGTCGTCCGCCGGGGTGCGGGCGGACTCGATCCAGTATAAGAGCATCCTCGACAGCCACAGCCAGCCGGGATACGTGCCCCAGTTCTGGTTGCCTCCGGCGACGCTCACGTCCGTCCGATTCGACTTCACCGGCGACGGTGCGTCGGCCTTCCAGGCCGATTCCGGCCTCTTCACGAGCTATTCGATCGCCCCCACCGCCGCGATCGACCTGTCCGTGAACGGCTCCCACGACATCGGCGGCACCGCGGCCGACCCGATCCCGCCGCAATCCTTCGCGGTCGATCCCACGGATTACGTGCAGTTCTCTTTCTCGTTCTCCGGCTCCATCACGTACTCCGCGGGCACTTCGGACCTCTCGGATTTCATGGGGACCGGCGACATCTTCGTGCAGGTCGCCTCCACCCCGGGATTCTCCGCGGATGCCCCCTTCTCCGAGCTGTCGAATTTTGCCTACGGCAGTGTCGTGGTCACATACACATTCAGCTACCCGATGGACGTTGTGCCCGAGCCATCGTCGCTCACCATGGGGTGCATCGGCATCGTCGCGGCCTTGATGGTCGCCCGACGGCGAAATGCCTGA
- a CDS encoding M3 family oligoendopeptidase, whose translation MTTSTYTPEAFPPTWLPAGTELKTWDQIEPWYRKLLAMPIESVADLERWMAAADELNAAVGEEGSRRYVAMTCQTDDPAREEAYLAFVRDIEPNLKPLLNEARNRYLDSPFRAQLPAGRHEVFDRAEENRRALFREANIPRETRLAELGQQYQKAIGAMTVQYDGQERTLAQMSPYLEQTDRAVRQETWELCAARRLKDKDALDDLFDQMLALRGEVAREAGFDSYVDYAYRDRDRFDYGPADAARFQDAVERVVVPLARKIQEGQRDSLKLDRLRPWDTAVDSLGRPPLKPFEDVSRLAEGTEQIFREIDPELGAQFGFMRAKGLLDLANRKGKAPGGYQTTFEVERVPFIFMNAVGLDGDVRTLLHEGGHAFHTLAARGEPLAAYRGAPLEFCEVASMTMELFGAKHLHPFYGPAEADRSNRKLLEGIVLILPWIATVDAFQHWLYGHPGHTRDERKAAWRGLIERFGGIVDWTGYEDARDHSWHRQLHIFLYPFYYIEYGIAQLGALQLWHRSLTDPAGAVAAYKRALAIGGARKLPDLFAAADARFGFDEATISPLMSAIGDELGRLAP comes from the coding sequence ATGACAACGAGCACCTACACCCCCGAGGCGTTCCCCCCCACCTGGCTGCCCGCGGGCACCGAGCTGAAGACCTGGGACCAGATCGAGCCCTGGTACCGGAAGCTCCTGGCGATGCCCATCGAGTCGGTCGCCGACCTCGAGCGCTGGATGGCCGCGGCCGACGAGCTGAACGCGGCCGTGGGCGAGGAGGGCTCCCGGCGCTACGTCGCCATGACCTGCCAGACCGACGACCCGGCCCGCGAGGAGGCCTACCTCGCCTTCGTCCGCGACATCGAGCCGAACCTGAAGCCGCTGCTGAACGAGGCCCGAAACCGCTACCTCGACTCCCCGTTCCGGGCGCAGCTCCCCGCCGGGCGCCACGAGGTCTTCGACCGCGCCGAGGAGAACCGCCGGGCCCTCTTCCGCGAGGCCAACATCCCCCGCGAGACGAGGCTGGCCGAACTCGGCCAGCAGTACCAGAAGGCGATCGGCGCCATGACCGTCCAGTACGACGGGCAGGAGAGGACGCTCGCCCAGATGTCCCCCTACCTGGAGCAGACCGACCGCGCCGTCCGCCAGGAGACGTGGGAGCTCTGCGCCGCGCGGCGGCTCAAGGACAAGGACGCGCTGGACGACCTCTTCGACCAGATGCTGGCCCTCCGCGGCGAGGTCGCCCGGGAAGCCGGATTCGATAGCTACGTCGATTACGCCTACCGCGACCGGGATCGGTTCGACTACGGCCCGGCCGACGCGGCCCGGTTCCAGGACGCCGTGGAGAGGGTCGTCGTCCCGCTGGCGAGGAAGATCCAGGAGGGCCAGCGCGACTCCCTGAAGCTGGACCGGCTGCGCCCCTGGGATACCGCCGTGGACTCGCTGGGCCGGCCGCCGCTGAAGCCCTTCGAGGACGTCTCCCGACTGGCGGAGGGCACCGAGCAGATCTTCCGAGAGATCGACCCGGAGCTCGGGGCCCAGTTCGGCTTCATGCGAGCGAAGGGGCTGCTGGACCTGGCCAACCGCAAGGGGAAGGCGCCCGGCGGCTATCAGACCACCTTCGAGGTGGAGCGGGTCCCCTTCATCTTCATGAACGCCGTGGGCCTGGACGGCGACGTCCGGACGCTGCTCCACGAGGGGGGCCACGCCTTCCACACGCTGGCCGCCCGCGGCGAGCCCCTGGCCGCCTACCGCGGCGCCCCGCTGGAGTTCTGCGAGGTCGCCTCCATGACCATGGAGCTGTTCGGGGCGAAGCACCTCCACCCCTTCTACGGCCCGGCCGAGGCCGATCGGTCGAACCGGAAGCTCCTGGAAGGGATCGTCCTGATCCTCCCCTGGATCGCCACCGTGGACGCCTTCCAGCACTGGCTCTACGGGCACCCCGGCCACACCCGCGACGAGAGGAAGGCCGCCTGGCGGGGGCTCATCGAGCGGTTCGGAGGCATCGTGGACTGGACCGGGTACGAGGACGCCCGCGACCACTCGTGGCATCGCCAGCTCCACATCTTCCTGTACCCGTTCTATTACATCGAGTACGGCATCGCCCAGCTCGGCGCGCTCCAGCTCTGGCACCGCAGCCTCACCGACCCGGCCGGCGCCGTGGCCGCCTACAAGCGAGCCCTCGCCATCGGCGGCGCCCGCAAGCTGCCGGACCTCTTCGCCGCCGCCGACGCCCGCTTCGGCTTCGACGAGGCCACCATCTCCCCCCTGATGTCCGCCATCGGCGACGAGCTGGGACGGCTGGCGCCCTGA
- a CDS encoding efflux RND transporter permease subunit, whose amino-acid sequence MVHAIISWSLSNRLIVILGVLALVGIGVHSARNLNVEAYPDPTPPLVEIIAQNTGAGPEEMERLVAVPLETALNGMPGLEDLRSTSISGLTDIKCQFAYGTNPWSARQEVINRISDVDLPAGVRPRLSPWSPTGEIVRYVLEGPGYTLNQLKSVQDWVLNRELRRVPGVIDVTGYGGTIKQYQVLIDPRLLHQYNVTLADVEDAINRSNANVGGDLLTMGGQSHNVRALGLLGEGVDPLDPSNIEQAFHIEADKLEDIQNVVITSRGGEPIYVRQVAKVEIGHRPRLGKAGRTLKEKDGVPGWHDEDDVVEGIVLMRKYEKSLVVANAVGEKLKEIERRHLLPRGMSLRVFNQRADLVEVTTHNVLHNLVVGMALVGTVLFVFLGDLTSAAIVALVIPLALLFSISVLYVQGESANLLSIGAVDFGIIVDSSVIIVENIYRHITAHGVDRRRPLIERIAEASHEIERALFFSTMIIVCAFLPLFAMTGPEGALFGPMAKTYAFAICGALTIAVTLAPVLCSFFFKNKLEEKDTIVDRALKAVYLKSLVLVLRHRIASLLLLGGMLAVTAAIIPTLGGEFMPQLEEGNLWIRAILPRTVSLEDASRMAPRLREVIASVPEIRGVMSHIGRPDDGTDVTSFFNVEFNAPLRPMEEWRPGMTRERIQDELSEKFRAFPGLDFNFSQLIRDNVEEALSGVKGANSIKLFGSDLRRLEEYAQKVMGILRGVPGIENVGMFHIIGQPNLIVRIDRRACARYGVNVADVESVVQVAVGGRAFSQMVEGEKLFDIVLRLPLEMRDDPTVISRLPIEIPPSGDGRSPGRIPLSQLATISAHEPGASYIYRENNQRYIPIKFGVRGVDLATAIGEAQRRVNDPKAGVHLPEDEGYRLEWSGEFAQMEEANQRLLWIVPISIGLIMVLLYTAFKSLKDALLVILNVLTATMGGVWSLKLTGMPFSISAAVGFVSIFGVAVQNGVLLISYFNQMRYAGLPVREAVIRGAELRLRPVVMTSLTAVLGLLPAAMANSIGSQAQKPLAVVVVGGMLVNMLLTQFLMPVLYTYFPGRRGSSGDPAELVEGSAIDETLLAEADGDGNGGYRP is encoded by the coding sequence ATGGTCCATGCGATCATCTCGTGGAGCCTGAGCAACCGGCTCATCGTCATCCTGGGCGTGCTCGCGCTCGTCGGCATCGGCGTCCACTCGGCGCGGAACCTCAACGTCGAGGCCTATCCCGACCCGACGCCCCCGCTCGTGGAGATCATCGCCCAGAACACCGGCGCGGGGCCCGAGGAGATGGAGCGGCTCGTGGCCGTGCCCCTGGAGACGGCCCTCAACGGCATGCCCGGCCTGGAGGACCTCCGGAGCACCTCGATCTCCGGCCTCACCGACATCAAGTGCCAGTTCGCCTACGGCACCAACCCGTGGTCGGCCCGCCAGGAGGTCATCAATCGGATCTCCGACGTCGACCTGCCGGCCGGCGTGAGGCCCAGGCTCTCGCCCTGGAGCCCCACCGGGGAGATCGTCCGCTACGTCCTGGAGGGGCCGGGCTACACGCTGAACCAGCTCAAGTCGGTGCAGGACTGGGTCCTCAACCGCGAGCTCCGGCGCGTGCCCGGCGTGATCGACGTCACCGGGTACGGGGGGACCATCAAGCAGTACCAGGTGCTCATCGACCCCCGCCTGCTCCACCAGTACAACGTGACCCTCGCCGACGTCGAGGATGCGATCAATCGGTCGAATGCGAACGTCGGCGGCGACCTCCTGACCATGGGGGGCCAGTCGCACAACGTGCGGGCCCTCGGCCTGCTGGGCGAGGGCGTGGACCCGCTCGACCCGTCGAACATCGAGCAGGCCTTCCACATCGAGGCCGACAAGCTGGAGGACATCCAGAACGTCGTCATCACCTCCCGCGGGGGCGAGCCGATCTACGTCCGCCAGGTGGCCAAGGTCGAGATCGGCCACCGGCCGCGGCTGGGCAAGGCCGGCCGGACCCTCAAGGAGAAGGACGGCGTCCCCGGCTGGCACGACGAGGACGACGTCGTCGAGGGCATCGTCCTGATGCGGAAGTACGAGAAGTCGCTCGTCGTCGCCAACGCCGTCGGCGAGAAGCTGAAGGAGATCGAGCGGCGGCACCTGCTCCCCCGCGGGATGTCGCTGCGGGTCTTCAACCAGCGGGCCGACCTCGTCGAGGTGACCACGCACAACGTCCTGCACAACCTGGTGGTCGGCATGGCCCTGGTGGGCACGGTCCTGTTCGTCTTCCTGGGCGACCTGACCAGCGCGGCGATCGTCGCGCTGGTGATCCCGCTGGCGCTCCTGTTCTCGATCTCCGTGCTGTACGTCCAGGGGGAGTCGGCCAACCTGCTGTCGATCGGCGCGGTGGACTTCGGGATCATCGTGGACAGCTCGGTGATCATCGTGGAGAACATCTATCGCCACATCACGGCCCACGGCGTCGACCGGAGGCGGCCGCTCATCGAGCGCATCGCGGAGGCCTCGCACGAGATCGAGCGGGCCCTCTTCTTCTCGACGATGATCATCGTCTGCGCCTTCCTGCCGCTGTTCGCCATGACGGGCCCGGAGGGCGCGCTGTTCGGCCCGATGGCCAAGACCTACGCCTTCGCGATCTGCGGGGCCCTGACGATCGCGGTGACGCTCGCGCCGGTGCTCTGCTCGTTCTTCTTCAAGAACAAGCTGGAGGAGAAGGACACGATCGTGGACCGGGCCCTGAAGGCGGTCTACCTGAAATCGCTGGTGCTGGTCCTGCGGCATCGGATCGCGAGCCTCCTGCTGCTGGGCGGGATGCTCGCGGTCACCGCGGCGATCATCCCCACGCTGGGGGGCGAGTTCATGCCCCAGCTCGAGGAGGGCAACCTCTGGATCCGGGCGATCCTGCCCCGCACCGTCTCGCTGGAGGACGCCTCGCGCATGGCCCCGCGGCTCCGCGAGGTGATCGCCTCGGTGCCGGAGATCCGCGGCGTGATGTCGCACATCGGCCGGCCGGACGACGGCACCGACGTCACGAGCTTCTTCAACGTCGAGTTCAACGCCCCGCTCCGGCCGATGGAGGAATGGCGGCCGGGGATGACGCGCGAGAGGATCCAGGACGAGCTGTCGGAGAAGTTCCGGGCGTTCCCCGGCCTGGACTTCAACTTCTCGCAGCTCATCCGGGACAACGTGGAGGAGGCGCTCTCGGGCGTGAAGGGGGCGAACTCGATCAAGCTCTTCGGCAGCGACCTGAGGCGGCTGGAGGAGTACGCCCAGAAGGTGATGGGCATCCTCCGCGGGGTGCCGGGGATCGAGAACGTGGGGATGTTCCACATCATCGGCCAGCCGAACCTGATCGTCCGGATCGACCGCCGGGCCTGCGCCCGGTACGGGGTGAACGTGGCCGACGTGGAGTCCGTGGTGCAGGTCGCCGTCGGCGGCCGCGCCTTCTCGCAGATGGTCGAGGGGGAGAAGCTGTTCGACATCGTCCTGCGCCTCCCCCTGGAGATGCGCGACGACCCGACGGTCATCAGCCGCCTGCCGATCGAGATCCCCCCCTCCGGCGACGGCCGCAGCCCGGGCCGGATCCCGCTGTCGCAGCTCGCGACCATCAGCGCCCACGAGCCGGGCGCCTCGTACATCTACCGGGAGAACAACCAGAGGTACATCCCGATCAAGTTCGGCGTCCGCGGGGTGGACCTGGCCACGGCGATCGGCGAGGCCCAGCGGCGGGTGAACGACCCGAAGGCGGGGGTCCACCTGCCGGAGGACGAGGGGTACCGGCTGGAGTGGTCCGGCGAGTTCGCCCAGATGGAGGAGGCGAACCAGCGGCTCCTCTGGATCGTGCCGATCTCGATCGGCCTGATCATGGTGCTGCTCTACACCGCGTTCAAGTCGCTGAAGGACGCGCTGCTGGTCATCCTCAACGTGCTCACCGCGACGATGGGCGGCGTCTGGAGCCTGAAGCTGACGGGGATGCCGTTCTCGATCTCGGCGGCCGTCGGCTTCGTCTCCATCTTCGGGGTCGCGGTGCAGAACGGCGTGCTCCTGATCTCCTACTTCAACCAGATGCGGTACGCCGGGCTGCCCGTGCGGGAGGCCGTGATCCGGGGCGCGGAGCTGCGGCTCCGCCCGGTGGTGATGACCTCGCTGACGGCCGTGCTGGGCCTCCTCCCCGCGGCGATGGCCAACTCGATCGGCTCGCAGGCGCAGAAGCCCCTGGCCGTGGTGGTCGTCGGCGGGATGCTCGTGAACATGCTGCTGACCCAGTTCCTGATGCCCGTGCTCTACACCTACTTCCCCGGGCGGCGGGGCTCGTCGGGCGACCCGGCGGAGCTCGTCGAGGGGTCGGCCATCGACGAGACCCTCCTGGCCGAGGCGGATGGCGACGGAAACGGAGGATACCGACCATGA
- a CDS encoding efflux RND transporter periplasmic adaptor subunit: protein MTTVESQPARAGTPDPSQPAATGADRPGPRRRRPWRRLVLGLAAVLAGAAAFGYYRQKGIPSSRDVGDALAYLERRVGGKASEPPAEPPRPARSASDQAWDGAVTVAPEQGRAIGLQLVAVEPQREPMRLELTGRTAYDPNSLHKLRPRFDTLVEQVHAVPGQVIHKGDPLVELNSVDLAAAKSDLQTKYVQWQRDLRVLKLHEKLVTEGAVSQQTYIDDRNAENKSHLDYVQARDKLRILAVPDEDVDPLTRGLGDMPTGEQDFGTVASKAKMTLKSRVDGIVIQREAVPGNFYDENDILMVIAPLDHLWVLANVYEVDQAKVSVNQEMEIRFPFLQQTTRAKVEYISSEVSRETRAVQVRASIRNPGGLLKSDMLVKVVLDIQPVKGQTIVPRLALVVINGGEYVFVKRPGKEGEPGRYERRKVSVAQENSNFVIIAGGLAAGETVATNGSLILAQLYEDLQIVDTGMPVQ from the coding sequence ATGACGACCGTGGAGAGCCAGCCGGCCCGCGCCGGCACGCCCGACCCGTCCCAGCCCGCCGCGACGGGGGCCGACCGCCCCGGCCCGCGGCGACGCCGCCCCTGGCGCCGGCTGGTGCTCGGCCTCGCCGCGGTCCTCGCCGGGGCCGCCGCGTTTGGCTACTACCGGCAGAAGGGCATCCCGTCGTCCCGCGACGTGGGCGACGCCCTGGCCTACCTCGAGCGCCGGGTCGGGGGCAAGGCGTCGGAGCCCCCCGCCGAGCCCCCGAGGCCGGCGCGATCGGCCTCGGACCAGGCGTGGGACGGCGCCGTGACGGTGGCCCCGGAACAGGGCCGGGCCATCGGGCTCCAGCTCGTCGCGGTCGAGCCCCAGCGGGAGCCGATGCGGCTGGAGCTCACCGGCCGGACGGCCTACGACCCGAACTCGCTCCACAAGCTCCGCCCCCGGTTCGACACGCTGGTGGAGCAGGTCCACGCGGTGCCCGGCCAGGTCATCCACAAGGGGGACCCGCTCGTCGAGCTCAACAGCGTGGACCTCGCCGCGGCCAAGAGCGACCTCCAGACCAAGTACGTCCAGTGGCAGCGCGACCTCCGCGTGCTCAAGCTGCACGAGAAGCTCGTCACCGAGGGGGCCGTCTCCCAGCAGACCTACATCGACGACCGCAACGCCGAGAACAAGAGCCACCTGGACTACGTGCAGGCCCGGGACAAGCTGCGGATCCTGGCGGTCCCCGACGAGGACGTCGACCCCCTGACCCGGGGCCTCGGGGACATGCCGACCGGCGAGCAGGACTTCGGCACCGTCGCCAGCAAGGCCAAGATGACGCTGAAGTCCCGCGTGGACGGCATCGTCATCCAGCGCGAGGCGGTGCCCGGGAACTTCTACGACGAGAACGACATCCTGATGGTCATCGCCCCGCTGGACCACCTGTGGGTGCTCGCCAACGTCTACGAGGTGGACCAGGCCAAGGTCTCCGTCAACCAGGAGATGGAGATCCGCTTCCCGTTCCTCCAGCAGACGACCCGGGCCAAGGTGGAGTACATCTCCAGCGAGGTCTCGCGGGAGACCCGCGCGGTGCAGGTCCGGGCCTCGATCCGGAACCCCGGCGGCCTCCTCAAGTCCGACATGCTCGTGAAGGTGGTCCTGGACATCCAGCCGGTGAAGGGGCAGACGATCGTCCCGCGGCTGGCCCTCGTCGTCATCAACGGCGGCGAGTATGTCTTCGTGAAGAGGCCCGGCAAGGAGGGCGAGCCGGGCCGCTACGAGCGGCGGAAGGTGTCGGTCGCGCAGGAGAACAGCAACTTCGTCATCATCGCCGGCGGGCTGGCCGCGGGGGAGACCGTGGCGACCAACGGCAGCCTGATCCTCGCCCAGCTCTACGAGGACCTGCAGATCGTGGACACGGGCATGCCCGTCCAGTAG
- a CDS encoding DUF6793 family protein — translation MPLFEVETTSHIMIACAEDQEAARAFANTNYPTEEIIRVAHRPRDAWVISKKLLGIQGDADPCHIARDCLAKAAGDKLHAVRLYMQSTGADLDGARKAVESNMSRGW, via the coding sequence ATGCCTCTTTTTGAGGTCGAGACCACGTCTCATATCATGATCGCGTGCGCCGAGGACCAGGAAGCCGCCAGGGCGTTCGCGAACACGAACTACCCCACCGAGGAGATCATCCGGGTCGCCCACCGCCCGCGGGATGCCTGGGTCATCTCCAAGAAGCTGCTGGGCATCCAGGGCGACGCGGACCCCTGCCACATCGCGCGCGACTGCCTGGCCAAGGCGGCCGGCGACAAGCTCCACGCCGTCCGGCTCTACATGCAGTCGACCGGCGCCGACCTCGACGGCGCCCGCAAGGCGGTCGAGTCCAACATGTCGCGCGGCTGGTAG
- a CDS encoding glucose-1-phosphate adenylyltransferase has product MPRVISLILGGGRGTRLFPLTKSRSKPAVPIAGKYRLIDIPVSNCIHSGLHRIFVLTQFNSNSLHRHISNTYKFDPFSGGFVEILAAQQTMQHESWYQGTADAVRRNIAHFMDRSYDLVLILSGDQLYRMNFQDMIRTHMENKAVVTIAALPVPEAEAKACGIMRIQSDGRIIDFEEKPKTQEKLARVRTDPSWLERLGLHASGRPYLASMGIYLFNARALVDMLEASDATDFGHEILPQTIARERVQAHLFDGYWEDIGTVGAFHQANIDLTRDHSSFDFTFGEQPIFTRPRFLPCSKIAGATIRDSLISDGCVIGKGAVIENSVIGVRSIIGENVTIRDSYVMGTDFYEQQSALDENQRLGRPRVGIGAGSVIERAIVDKDVRIGRNVRILNDTGIVDSDEMPTHIIRDGVTVIPKGLTLREGLSI; this is encoded by the coding sequence ATGCCTCGGGTCATCTCCCTGATCCTCGGCGGAGGGCGGGGCACCCGGCTGTTCCCCCTGACGAAGTCGCGCAGCAAGCCGGCGGTCCCGATCGCCGGCAAGTATCGATTGATCGACATACCGGTTTCCAACTGCATCCACTCCGGGCTGCACCGGATCTTCGTCCTGACGCAATTCAACTCCAACAGCCTGCACCGGCACATTTCGAACACGTACAAGTTCGACCCGTTCTCCGGGGGCTTCGTCGAGATCCTGGCCGCGCAGCAGACGATGCAGCACGAGTCCTGGTACCAGGGCACCGCGGACGCCGTCCGCCGCAACATCGCCCACTTCATGGACCGCAGCTACGACCTCGTCCTGATCCTCTCCGGCGACCAGCTCTACCGGATGAACTTCCAGGACATGATCCGCACGCACATGGAGAACAAGGCGGTCGTGACGATCGCGGCCCTGCCGGTCCCCGAGGCCGAGGCGAAGGCCTGCGGCATCATGCGGATCCAGTCCGACGGGCGGATCATCGACTTCGAGGAGAAGCCCAAGACCCAGGAGAAGCTGGCCCGGGTCCGCACCGACCCCAGCTGGCTGGAGCGCCTGGGGCTGCATGCCTCGGGGCGGCCGTACCTGGCGAGCATGGGCATCTACCTGTTCAACGCCCGGGCCCTCGTCGACATGCTGGAGGCGAGCGACGCCACCGACTTCGGCCACGAGATCCTGCCCCAGACGATCGCCCGCGAGCGGGTCCAGGCCCACCTCTTCGACGGCTACTGGGAGGACATCGGGACCGTCGGCGCCTTCCACCAGGCCAACATCGACCTGACCCGGGACCACTCGTCCTTCGACTTCACGTTCGGCGAGCAGCCGATCTTCACGAGGCCCCGCTTCCTGCCCTGCTCCAAGATCGCCGGGGCGACGATCCGCGACAGCCTGATCTCCGACGGCTGCGTCATCGGCAAGGGGGCCGTGATCGAGAACTCCGTCATCGGCGTCCGCTCGATCATCGGCGAGAACGTGACGATCCGCGACTCGTACGTCATGGGCACCGACTTCTACGAGCAGCAATCGGCCCTGGACGAGAACCAGCGACTCGGCCGGCCGAGGGTGGGCATCGGGGCCGGATCGGTCATCGAGCGGGCGATCGTCGACAAGGACGTGCGGATCGGCCGGAACGTGAGGATCCTGAACGACACCGGGATCGTGGACTCCGACGAGATGCCCACGCACATCATCCGCGACGGCGTGACGGTGATCCCCAAGGGATTGACCCTCCGCGAAGGGCTGTCGATCTGA
- a CDS encoding ABC transporter ATP-binding protein codes for MSDWAIRVEALRKQYPGRDGPVLAVDGIDLEIRTGECFGLLGPNGAGKTTTVEILEGLNRPTSGDVEVLGRRWEHDAAAIRERIGVTLQETRFPDKETVRELLTVFRSFYRSGLDVNDAIARVSLESKANALIEQLSGGQQQRLAVAIALVGDPELLFLDEPTTGLDPQSRRQLWDVIRDLKVRNRTVLLTTHYMDEAERLCDRVAIIDHGKIIALGSPRELIDRLGAAHMVDFALAGDGAAAPVDPSAFAGLDSVLEARKDDEGFALTVSEPHRAIPALLDELEAMDRPLARLTTRQVSLEDVFVSLTGRHLRDDDEEPRGPRPRPRRGRARR; via the coding sequence ATGAGCGATTGGGCGATCCGCGTCGAGGCCTTGCGGAAGCAATACCCCGGCCGCGACGGGCCTGTCCTGGCGGTCGACGGCATCGACCTGGAGATCCGGACCGGGGAGTGCTTCGGCCTCCTCGGCCCCAACGGCGCGGGCAAGACCACCACGGTGGAGATCCTGGAGGGCCTCAACCGGCCCACCTCGGGCGACGTGGAGGTCCTGGGCCGCCGCTGGGAGCACGACGCCGCGGCCATCCGCGAGCGGATCGGGGTGACGCTCCAGGAGACCCGATTCCCGGACAAGGAGACCGTCCGCGAGCTGCTCACCGTCTTCCGCAGCTTCTACCGATCGGGCCTGGACGTCAACGACGCGATCGCGCGGGTGTCGCTGGAGTCCAAGGCCAATGCCCTCATCGAGCAGCTCTCCGGGGGGCAGCAGCAGCGGCTGGCCGTGGCGATCGCGCTGGTCGGGGACCCCGAGCTCCTCTTCCTGGACGAGCCGACCACCGGCCTCGACCCGCAGTCGCGCCGGCAGCTCTGGGACGTGATCCGCGACCTGAAGGTCCGGAATCGGACCGTGCTCCTGACGACCCACTACATGGACGAGGCCGAGCGGCTCTGCGACCGCGTCGCCATCATCGACCACGGCAAGATCATCGCGCTGGGCTCCCCCCGCGAGCTGATCGACCGCCTGGGCGCCGCGCACATGGTGGACTTCGCGCTCGCCGGCGACGGGGCGGCCGCGCCCGTGGATCCCTCGGCCTTCGCCGGGCTCGACTCCGTGCTCGAGGCCCGCAAGGACGACGAGGGGTTCGCGCTGACGGTCTCGGAGCCGCACCGCGCCATCCCGGCCCTGCTCGACGAGCTCGAGGCGATGGACCGGCCCTTAGCCAGGCTGACCACGCGCCAGGTCAGCCTGGAGGACGTGTTCGTCTCGCTGACCGGCCGGCACCTGAGGGACGACGACGAGGAGCCCCGCGGCCCCAGGCCCAGGCCCCGGCGGGGCCGCGCACGCCGCTGA